The Nicotiana sylvestris chromosome 6, ASM39365v2, whole genome shotgun sequence genomic sequence AAAAATGCCTTTTATGCAGATTTTGGAACTTCCAGATCATCCATTTTACATTGGGGTGCAATTTCATCCTGAATTTAAGTCAAGGCCTGGGAGGCCCTCTGCTCCTTTTCTAGGTAGGGATTAGTTGGATGAATGTGTCTGCTGCGTATAATAATTATGGACTTCATGCTATATAAAAGAAAATGGCATTTTTGGTTCTTATTATTTCCCTATTATTGACATTTATGTAAATGTGAATCGTCCTTTATCTAAGAGGCAGTTTCATAGTTCCGTACAGTTTCTGTGCTTATTGTTATATTGTTTTGCTCTAGGCAGTGACATCGGATGATGTCCTTTATTTCTTCACAAGGAAGATTTATCAGTTTAACAAAGTTGTTTATATTGCTTAAGAAATCTATGGCTGTTCTTATGTGTCTTGATATATACACATGTGTCTtgatatatacacatatatgaaGATATATGTATATGTTTCTTTAGATTAGGGTAGCAGTGGCGAAGGATATGGGGAACAATTAGTGGGAGGGTTATAGGGGATAACTAGTTTAAACATTCTTTCCTCTATGAGCAGCCGTTGCCAATTGAGCTAATCCTTTGTTGCTGCATTTCTCTCTCCAAGCATGTTTTGTATTCGTCCATCGCTTCCTCTAGTGGCAATGTGCAAATTTATTTGACCCTGTCAATATATTGGTATAAATTGAtcttttttccctttcttttttcgAGGCTGGTCTCTACCTCCacaaaggtaggggtaaggtgtgcgtacacattaccctacccagaccccactatgtgggattatactgggtatgttgttttTTCCGAGGCTGGTGGTGGAAGAGAGGACCTGATAAGCTGAGCAGACAAATGTTATACATATATTAATTATGCGATGATACTGTATTCCTATGCATTACGCCATAAAAAAAATAGGATTCTAACAGAGTTTGCAACTTGTTAATTCGACATGATGTGATGATCCCTCTACCTAAGATCTATCTATCATATTTGTCATTGTGCGACAGGTCTGGTCTTGGCAGCAACAGGACAGTTAGAAGCTTATGTTAAGAGGCAGCAGAATGGAAGTGTGTATGCAATACATCAGCAGTAGCGGTCATATTGGTTTTGTAACGAGGTGCATGTCTTAAAGAATATTAACATATAGTTGCCCAAGTACAATCGAACCCATGCAGACCAAGCGATAGATAGGGTACGATGGAGAAGATCTACCTAAGCGATACCAATTAGTTGTGCATATGTTATAGTCATGTAAGTTTATTTAGTCTAGTCCTATGCTTTTTAGGAGTTTTAACCGTCTGAGATTTTTATGCCTACAGAAAATATGGAGAACTTTTGGTAATTTTTATTTGTATGATGTTGGCCTGAGATGACTTTAAATGGAGAAACATGCCAGTGAAGATTCATAACCCCATGGGATTGAGACGAATATTGTTGTTTTAGTTGCGTGGACGAACTTTCTGTCTTGGATATAGATGAACTCTAGAACTTCTGCCCTTTTATTCAAATGGAAGAAGTGCAAATAAGCAAAATATGACATGCTGGCCTAGTTGATTACTGACTGTCACCATGCATCATGAGATCTTCAGAGCCGCTTTCTAGTTAAAATCCTTTCGTCTTAGACGAATAAAAGGGGATGGGAGCTATCTAGAGCTGGGGATAAAAAGTGGGGAAACGGTTCTTCTGCATGTCATTTGGAGTGCTGCTGCTGTTGTTTTGTCACTTCTGTGCAAGCAATGTGTTCCTGCACGATATCTCTCATATTTTTGTTCTGTTGAACCTCTTCTTCACCTTTCATCTTGTTTGGTCTAGTTTGACATACGAGACAACTTTGTTATTGAGTAGTATATACTGAGAAATGGAAGTACCCTTAGAAGATTTACGTAGATGGAACCCCTTGAAGTCTAATGCTTAAAAATCATGTTGAGTTTGGAATTAGAACTCATTTAAAAGgggaaaaataagaaagaaatgaCATTAGATTCTTGGCCTGTTGCACATATCAAAAACTTTGCAGTGATATTTCCCATTTCAATTAACTGCCAAATTATAATAGCCACAGCCCACAACTTAGCAGCTTAGACTTTTTTCTCTTTGGTGATAAGTGATAACTTATGTTGCTTAACTAGAAGGGTAGAGAATGCTTTAAGTTTTGCATTTGGGATGCAGGAAACTGCGTTGTTGCGTACGTCCTCTTAATATTTGTCCTCCGAGGAGACAATTTGAACATCAGGCGGTGACTAAGTTGTATATGGCTGCTGCCTGTGCTAAAAGCTCAAAAGAGaattatagcctgtttggccaagctctTTTTtaggccaaaagtgcttttttttggccaaaagcgcttttggaagcttttggaaggaaaaaagtgcttttgaggagaagcaaaagcaattttggagaagcagaaaaaagcaGTGTTTCTCTAAAAATACTtttctgagaagcacttttgagaaaaatacacttagaagcagttttcaaaagtttggccaaacactaattactgctcaaaagtgtttttctaattaattagccaagcacaaactacttctcaccaaaagcacttttgagaaaagcatttatcaaaataagctgattttagaagatTGACCAAATGGGCTATTAGTATAACTAAAGGGAAATTGACCTATGTCTCAAGGTGGGACTTAATTTTTTCGATGTTTAAATTTGGCCATATATCCAAGGTATAAACAAGGCCTATAGTTTAGTGATATTGGTACAAGTCTCTCACACAATAAGTGTTAGGTGAACTCACACTACTCATGTTTCCTTTTTCCTTTCCTCGATTCTCTTATGTAGTATAGTAGAATTAAGAAAAAGTTAAACAATCCAAAGCCTTCAAGAATAGTAGCAGAGAAAGAAAACCATCCATTGTTGTGCGGTGGCGAGGAGAAAGCTCCGCTATTGTAGAAAATGGACGCCATTGGTTGTCTCTTTCCTCTGCAGCCACACAAACTCATCCATCCCTTTGACCGTTTTGCCCTAATTAAGCAATTACTGGTCGATTTAGTTATTTTGAATAAATGCATGATCTAATGTTGAATGAAAATTTTAAGCTACAAAATCTAAAGAATAGAGCCGTACATTTTTCCCCCATAATTATTGTGGTTGTTTTTATGACAAATGTGAATGCACGGTCATTTCAGTACTTGCAAGCTTAAATTGAATGGTAAAACTGTCCAACAAAACAGTAACGCCAGGATCAACATAGAAATTCTAGCTAGGTTCCTTTTGGCCCTCCTATATATAGCATAAGAACACTTGTAATTGCACCCAAATTCTTTTTCCATAACTCCACCTGCATTTTGCAGGGGAGGTAATTGTGTTGTCGCCGTTTTTAACCCTCACTAACAGGAAAAAGCTCTTCCGAAGAATGACGGAAGGCGTATTCACCATCACAGCAACTGACAACGACAACAGCAGAGCTCAAGCGTCTATAATTTCCAATTACAATATTGACACCCGCAATGATGTCGTCGAAACCCTGCAGCCTAACGGCGTCATTAATAACGGAGAGAGGCTCACCGATGACGTAATgaggaagacgaagaagaagccaGGTGTATTTGGCTTGTTCAAAGCTGCAATGTTCGTGTTGCGCCATCGTACAAAAGGAAAGCAGAAAGCAGCTCAGGTAGCTGTGTCATCCACCAAGGGAGATTGGAAGAAGCTGGTGGGGTCCATGCGGCCTCTGCATCTCCAGGACAACAATAGCCAGGCGGCGTACGACTACTGTGCCACCACATCTTCACCCTCAGCTTTGTCGTGTAGCGGAACCATGAGCCAGTACGCTTCGGCAAGCGATCTCCAAGCAATGGATGTTCCTGCTGCTGGTGCACCCTCAATTACTGACAGCATGAGCCAGTACGCTTCAGCAAACGATCTCCAAGCACTGGAGGCCTCAACTTCTTCTGGCACCATGAGCCAGTATGCTTCCGCAAACAATCTCCAAGAACTCGATGACgaggaggaagaagaggatcCTGACCAGGTCTTCGATGCTATTGGCGCTGACGACATGATCGATGCCAAGGCCGAGGAGTTCATCCTTCAGTTTTACCAACAGATGAGGCGTCAAAACATTGACTCAATGAGCGGccaattcaattaattatttaacttaataaacacaaaggggaaaaaaaaagaacaagGTCAAGAATAAGTAAGGCTATACGTACGTGGAATTTTTAGGCATGCACGCCCGCGGTTGGCTCATGATGATCGACGTGCATGCATTTTACATAACATTTATTAGTCCAATTATACATGTTATATGAAAGAGTTAGATCGAAGAATGG encodes the following:
- the LOC104225770 gene encoding uncharacterized protein — translated: MTEGVFTITATDNDNSRAQASIISNYNIDTRNDVVETLQPNGVINNGERLTDDVMRKTKKKPGVFGLFKAAMFVLRHRTKGKQKAAQVAVSSTKGDWKKLVGSMRPLHLQDNNSQAAYDYCATTSSPSALSCSGTMSQYASASDLQAMDVPAAGAPSITDSMSQYASANDLQALEASTSSGTMSQYASANNLQELDDEEEEEDPDQVFDAIGADDMIDAKAEEFILQFYQQMRRQNIDSMSGQFN